One Maribacter cobaltidurans genomic window carries:
- the mgtE gene encoding magnesium transporter — protein sequence MTPFKLTEELIAQIEELIENQRDTELNSLLGDVHYADIAEIINELNEDEATYLIKLLDSHKTSDVLTELDEDVREAILGNLSSKEIADELGELDTDDAADIIGELPQEMIQQVISEIEDREHAKDIVDLLRYDENSAGGLMAKELVKVRENWNVLTCVKEMRAQAENVTRVHSIYVVDEEDKLIGRLSLKDLLTTSTKTHIKDVYIAKVDSVNVNEKPEEVAKIMSKYDLEAIPVVDEIGRLVGRITIDDIVDVIREEADKDYQMAAGISQDVEADDGVWELTRARLPWLILGLFGGLGAAAIMGGFEEMIAKHAVLFFFTPLIAAMAGNVGVQSSAIIVQGLANDDLKGSISNRLVKEMLLALLNGVILATILLLFTWVWQGAFLSSLAISISLIAVIVVAGFIGTFIPLFLHKRGIDPAIATGPFITTSNDIFGILIYFMIAKLILGI from the coding sequence ATGACACCGTTTAAACTCACAGAGGAACTCATAGCGCAAATAGAGGAGCTCATTGAAAACCAAAGGGATACCGAGTTGAATTCCCTATTGGGGGATGTACATTATGCCGATATCGCAGAAATCATCAATGAACTGAACGAAGATGAGGCCACTTATCTTATAAAACTTCTGGATAGCCATAAGACCTCCGATGTCCTGACCGAATTGGATGAAGACGTGCGAGAGGCCATTCTTGGAAATCTTTCCTCCAAGGAAATCGCTGATGAGCTAGGAGAATTGGATACGGACGATGCCGCCGATATCATTGGGGAACTCCCACAGGAGATGATACAGCAGGTCATCTCTGAAATTGAGGACCGGGAACACGCCAAGGACATTGTAGACCTTTTACGTTACGATGAAAACTCCGCCGGTGGTCTTATGGCCAAAGAGTTGGTCAAAGTGAGGGAAAACTGGAACGTTTTGACCTGTGTAAAGGAAATGAGGGCACAGGCAGAAAATGTGACCAGGGTGCATTCCATCTATGTAGTGGACGAAGAGGATAAACTTATTGGAAGACTGTCCCTAAAGGATTTATTGACTACTTCTACCAAAACCCATATCAAGGACGTTTACATAGCCAAGGTAGATTCTGTCAATGTTAATGAAAAACCGGAAGAGGTCGCCAAAATCATGTCAAAATACGATTTGGAAGCCATTCCCGTAGTGGATGAGATCGGCAGGTTGGTAGGACGTATTACCATAGATGATATCGTGGACGTAATCCGGGAAGAAGCTGATAAGGATTATCAAATGGCCGCTGGTATTTCCCAAGATGTGGAAGCCGATGATGGTGTATGGGAATTAACCCGTGCCCGGCTACCATGGTTGATTTTGGGATTATTTGGAGGCCTGGGCGCAGCCGCTATTATGGGAGGTTTTGAGGAAATGATCGCAAAACATGCCGTACTTTTTTTCTTTACCCCCTTGATTGCCGCCATGGCCGGAAATGTAGGGGTTCAGTCCAGTGCTATTATCGTTCAAGGTCTGGCAAACGATGACCTTAAGGGCAGTATAAGTAATAGACTTGTAAAGGAAATGCTTCTGGCCTTACTTAATGGAGTCATACTGGCTACAATTTTACTTTTATTTACTTGGGTGTGGCAAGGAGCCTTTCTTTCCTCGCTGGCTATTTCCATATCCTTGATTGCGGTTATTGTAGTGGCCGGTTTTATTGGAACCTTCATTCCCCTCTTCCTTCATAAAAGAGGGATAGATCCCGCAATCGCTACGGGTCCTTTTATTACTACCAGTAATGATATTTTTGGCATTCTTATTTATTTTATGATCGCCAAACTTATCTTAGGCATATAA
- a CDS encoding ComEC/Rec2 family competence protein, producing the protein METRFLGSKTKRFYFNNGAEDVSYVVIYGDELQVEPLEDNVAESYRTAIYRGRTGKIASNTTLLKKRSLEFYFLDIGQGDASFTVTPDNIKILVDGGLKDRALGFLIWKYRLDQPDTSVVIDHLFLSHADKDHIEGLAPLLSHPKITVKHIYHNGIGLFSEGHNTELGTVQDERLVTLHDTVEDLSGQKLKDSFKTWIDAVSTSDATYKRVDASDGYLPIGDASVQLEILGPTLEQDNTLKWFNGKSHTINGHSLIFRMDYGHVRTFFSGDLNIEGSEHLLSIPGNTLKVNAHIFKAPHHGSHEFSQDLLNHVNPMVTVVSSGETPDHGHPRAVFLGGLGLAGRGRMPLIFSTELSALFIDAGDVEAQVHSDSEVTTLDDLDFSNSTSNSEARQRFKKVLPGIINVRTDGERIYAFRRVQMGYQWESYELKYNDL; encoded by the coding sequence ATGGAAACCAGATTTTTAGGGTCTAAAACTAAACGCTTTTATTTTAACAACGGGGCAGAGGATGTTAGTTATGTGGTAATCTATGGTGATGAGCTACAGGTAGAACCCTTAGAGGACAATGTTGCCGAGAGTTATAGAACGGCCATATATAGGGGAAGAACGGGCAAAATAGCGTCAAATACTACCTTGTTAAAAAAGCGAAGCCTTGAGTTCTATTTTTTGGACATTGGCCAAGGAGACGCCTCGTTTACCGTTACTCCGGATAACATAAAGATTTTGGTAGATGGCGGGTTAAAGGACAGGGCTTTGGGATTCCTAATTTGGAAATATAGGTTGGACCAGCCCGATACTAGCGTAGTAATAGACCATTTGTTTTTAAGCCATGCGGATAAAGACCACATAGAAGGCTTGGCGCCACTGTTGAGCCATCCAAAAATTACGGTCAAACATATTTATCATAATGGCATTGGATTATTTTCCGAAGGGCATAATACAGAATTGGGAACTGTGCAGGATGAAAGATTGGTGACCCTTCATGATACTGTGGAAGATTTATCAGGTCAAAAATTAAAAGATAGTTTTAAGACTTGGATAGATGCCGTAAGCACATCGGATGCCACCTATAAAAGGGTAGATGCTTCGGATGGTTATTTGCCCATAGGGGATGCCAGTGTTCAATTGGAAATTTTGGGACCCACCCTGGAACAGGACAATACCTTGAAATGGTTTAATGGAAAATCACATACCATTAATGGTCATTCATTGATTTTTAGAATGGACTATGGCCATGTAAGAACCTTTTTTTCCGGGGATCTCAACATTGAAGGCAGTGAACATCTTTTAAGCATACCAGGAAATACCTTAAAGGTCAATGCCCATATTTTTAAGGCGCCCCATCATGGAAGCCACGAATTTTCACAAGATTTATTGAACCATGTAAATCCCATGGTTACTGTAGTTTCCTCGGGGGAAACACCGGACCATGGCCATCCCAGAGCGGTGTTTTTGGGAGGGTTGGGACTAGCCGGTAGAGGAAGAATGCCACTCATTTTTTCTACGGAACTATCGGCCCTATTTATTGATGCAGGGGATGTAGAGGCACAAGTACATTCAGATTCAGAAGTAACCACACTGGATGACCTTGATTTTTCCAATTCTACCTCAAATTCTGAAGCCCGTCAACGATTTAAAAAGGTTTTACCGGGAATTATCAATGTACGAACCGATGGTGAACGCATCTATGCCTTTAGACGTGTCCAGATGGGATACCAATGGGAATCCTATGAATTAAAATATAATGACCTCTAG
- the rsmA gene encoding 16S rRNA (adenine(1518)-N(6)/adenine(1519)-N(6))-dimethyltransferase RsmA, giving the protein MGKKRKKNKNGRYDKVKNKEQEGPVRAKKHLGQHFLKDEAIAQKIAETLSLEGYEKVLEIGPGTGVLTKYLLNRGIDLVAMDLDADSIIYLNHSFPLEHAKVLQGNGSLKVVEADFLNYDLQTLFGNEPFAITGNFPYNISTQIVFKMLEMRSQIPEFSGMFQKEVAQRICASEGNKTYGILSVLTQAFYDAEYLFTVHPQVFDPPPKVQSGVLNLTRKKEYILDCDEKLLFTVVKTAFNQRRKTMRNSLKTLGLSDNLKEDAIFDQRPEQLSVSGFIALTKKIANDTV; this is encoded by the coding sequence ATGGGGAAGAAAAGAAAGAAAAACAAGAATGGGCGTTATGACAAAGTCAAGAACAAAGAACAAGAAGGTCCGGTCAGGGCCAAAAAACACCTTGGCCAGCATTTCTTGAAGGACGAAGCCATTGCGCAAAAAATTGCTGAAACCCTCTCGTTGGAAGGATATGAAAAGGTCTTGGAAATAGGTCCTGGAACAGGGGTTCTCACAAAATACCTTCTGAACCGCGGGATTGACCTAGTCGCCATGGATCTGGATGCGGACTCTATCATCTATCTTAACCATAGCTTTCCCTTGGAACACGCCAAGGTCCTACAAGGCAATGGTTCCCTTAAAGTGGTGGAAGCGGATTTTCTTAACTATGACCTGCAAACCCTGTTTGGCAATGAGCCGTTTGCCATAACCGGGAATTTCCCTTATAACATTTCTACGCAAATTGTATTTAAAATGCTGGAAATGAGAAGTCAGATACCAGAATTTTCAGGGATGTTTCAAAAGGAAGTGGCCCAACGTATATGTGCCAGCGAAGGAAACAAGACCTATGGAATCTTATCGGTTTTGACGCAGGCTTTTTACGATGCCGAATATTTATTTACGGTACATCCCCAAGTTTTTGACCCACCGCCCAAGGTGCAGTCTGGGGTATTGAACCTTACCCGGAAAAAAGAATATATTCTAGATTGTGATGAAAAATTGTTGTTTACAGTAGTTAAGACCGCCTTCAACCAAAGAAGGAAAACGATGCGCAACAGTTTAAAAACACTTGGACTTTCAGATAATCTTAAAGAAGATGCTATATTTGACCAACGTCCGGAACAGCTTTCCGTCTCCGGGTTTATTGCGTTGACGAAGAAGATAGCAAATGACACCGTTTAA
- a CDS encoding HTTM domain-containing protein → MLNRLFFQRIDNSPLIIFRIFFGILVALECFGAIATGWVKRNLIEPKYTFPFIDFSWLEVFTGEGMYLYYFLMGILGISIAIGFKYRLSIIGFTLLWTGSYLMQKTAYNNHYYLLILISFLMCFFPAHKDYSLDVRMGYSKRENSMYSYIKWIVVLQLFIVYTYASIAKLYGDWIDFGMIELLMKPKSDYPVVGALLQEAWAHKVIGACGILFDLLVIPALLWKPTRKWAFFASIFFHLFNSIIFQIGIFPYLSLAFSVFFFEPETIRKLFFKRKVPFQIQKTIIPNYKKTFLIGFCAYFLFQLILPIRHYFIKDDVLWTEEGHRMSWRMMLRDRQGSGQFKVVRKNGSEIFVDIQTLLTKGQQRKVLAYPDFTWQFAQYLKRDLKEEGKEISVFLIDSKVSINGRPPTPFISPTVDLANIPWSPLSHSDWILPSNLED, encoded by the coding sequence ATGCTAAATAGGTTGTTTTTTCAAAGAATCGACAACAGCCCCTTAATTATCTTTCGTATTTTTTTTGGCATCCTTGTAGCTTTGGAATGTTTTGGTGCCATCGCCACAGGCTGGGTCAAACGGAACCTTATAGAACCCAAATACACCTTTCCTTTTATCGACTTTTCTTGGCTGGAAGTGTTCACGGGAGAGGGAATGTACCTATACTATTTCCTTATGGGAATTTTGGGAATATCCATTGCCATAGGCTTTAAGTATAGGCTTTCCATAATAGGGTTCACACTGCTTTGGACCGGGAGCTATTTAATGCAAAAAACCGCCTACAACAACCATTATTACCTACTTATCCTTATTTCCTTTTTGATGTGTTTCTTTCCGGCGCATAAGGATTATTCCCTAGATGTAAGAATGGGATATAGCAAAAGGGAAAATTCCATGTACAGTTATATTAAATGGATAGTAGTGTTGCAATTGTTTATCGTTTACACATATGCTTCCATTGCCAAGCTATACGGTGATTGGATTGACTTTGGTATGATAGAATTACTTATGAAACCGAAATCTGACTACCCTGTGGTGGGAGCTTTATTACAGGAAGCATGGGCGCATAAAGTTATAGGTGCCTGCGGGATTCTATTCGACCTGCTCGTCATACCAGCATTACTTTGGAAACCAACCCGAAAATGGGCATTTTTTGCTTCTATATTCTTTCATTTGTTCAATTCCATTATATTTCAGATTGGCATTTTCCCTTACCTGTCCTTGGCCTTCAGTGTATTCTTTTTCGAACCGGAGACAATACGCAAGCTCTTTTTCAAAAGAAAAGTTCCATTTCAAATTCAAAAAACCATTATTCCAAACTATAAAAAAACATTTCTGATTGGTTTTTGTGCTTATTTTTTATTTCAGCTGATTCTCCCCATTAGGCATTATTTTATCAAGGACGATGTTCTATGGACAGAAGAGGGCCATAGAATGAGTTGGCGTATGATGCTCAGGGATCGTCAAGGAAGCGGGCAATTTAAGGTGGTTAGAAAGAACGGTAGTGAAATTTTTGTGGATATCCAAACACTGCTTACCAAAGGCCAGCAAAGAAAAGTATTGGCGTACCCCGATTTTACATGGCAATTCGCCCAGTATTTAAAACGTGATTTGAAGGAAGAAGGCAAGGAAATATCAGTATTTCTGATTGATTCCAAAGTGAGTATCAATGGTAGGCCGCCCACTCCCTTTATAAGTCCTACCGTAGACTTGGCCAATATCCCTTGGTCACCTTTATCGCATAGCGATTGGATTTTACCTTCAAATTTGGAAGACTAA
- the serS gene encoding serine--tRNA ligase — protein MLQLQVIREEKDNIIKALKKRNIDAESMLNGVLLLDEKRRATQTRLDNILAESNKLSKEIGMLFKLGKAQEANALKEKTSTLKDESKQLGEDLANTAEELQSLLYQIPNVPHHLVPAGSSEEDNEEVFKEGDIPKLVDNALPHWELAKKYDIIDFELGVKIAGAGFPVYKGKGARLQRALISYFLDKNTDAGYTEMQVPHLVNEASGYGTGQLPDKEGQMYHVTADDLYLIPTAEVPVTNIFRDTILQESDFPIQYTGYTPCFRREAGSYGAHVRGLNRLHQFDKVEIVRVEHPNNSYEALDAMVEHVKGILRDLKLPYRILRLCGGDLGFTSALTYDFEVFSTAQDRWLEISSVSNFETYQANRLKLRYKDENGKSQLAHTLNGSSLALPRVLAGILENYQTEKGIQIPEVLVPYCGFDLID, from the coding sequence ATGCTACAATTACAGGTCATACGAGAGGAAAAGGATAACATCATCAAAGCCCTTAAGAAAAGAAATATTGATGCCGAATCCATGTTGAACGGTGTACTTCTTTTGGACGAAAAAAGACGTGCTACCCAAACACGATTGGATAATATCCTAGCAGAATCCAACAAGCTTTCCAAGGAAATTGGAATGCTTTTCAAATTGGGAAAGGCACAAGAAGCCAATGCCTTAAAGGAAAAAACATCTACCCTAAAGGATGAATCCAAGCAATTGGGGGAGGACTTGGCCAATACGGCAGAAGAACTTCAATCCCTTCTGTATCAGATACCAAATGTTCCACATCATTTGGTTCCCGCCGGTAGTTCTGAGGAGGACAATGAAGAAGTTTTTAAGGAAGGTGATATTCCCAAATTAGTAGATAATGCCTTACCCCATTGGGAGCTTGCCAAAAAATACGATATAATCGATTTTGAGCTTGGGGTCAAGATTGCCGGAGCAGGATTCCCAGTTTACAAAGGAAAAGGAGCCCGTTTACAGCGAGCGTTGATTTCCTATTTCCTTGATAAAAACACCGATGCCGGATATACAGAAATGCAGGTGCCCCATTTGGTGAACGAAGCTTCCGGATACGGTACTGGACAATTGCCTGACAAGGAAGGGCAGATGTACCATGTAACCGCGGACGACCTTTACTTAATTCCTACTGCAGAAGTTCCGGTCACCAATATTTTTAGGGACACCATTCTACAGGAAAGTGATTTTCCTATTCAATATACGGGTTATACCCCATGCTTTAGAAGAGAGGCGGGAAGTTATGGTGCACATGTACGAGGCTTAAATAGATTGCACCAATTTGACAAAGTGGAAATTGTTCGTGTTGAACACCCTAATAATTCCTATGAAGCCTTGGATGCCATGGTGGAACATGTAAAGGGCATTTTAAGGGATTTGAAACTACCCTACCGCATTTTAAGACTATGTGGCGGTGACTTAGGTTTCACCTCTGCGCTAACCTATGACTTTGAGGTTTTCTCAACGGCTCAGGACCGATGGTTGGAAATAAGTTCCGTTTCCAATTTTGAAACCTATCAGGCAAACCGTTTAAAATTGAGGTATAAGGATGAAAACGGCAAAAGTCAATTGGCACATACCCTCAACGGCAGTTCCTTGGCATTACCCAGAGTCTTGGCCGGAATATTGGAAAATTATCAAACGGAAAAAGGAATCCAAATTCCTGAGGTTTTGGTCCCTTACTGTGGATTTGACCTCATCGATTAA
- a CDS encoding cupin domain-containing protein, with protein METINLKEKHSLFTNHWHPQQIAVVDNMQVLLAKLKGEFVWHAHEHEDELFQVLKGTLYMQFRDRTEVVKEGELIVVPKGVEHCPMTKNDEEVHVLLFEKLSTAHTGNVEHEMTQTHYPKI; from the coding sequence ATGGAAACTATAAATCTTAAGGAAAAACATTCCCTGTTCACCAACCATTGGCATCCTCAACAAATCGCCGTGGTAGATAACATGCAGGTGCTTTTGGCAAAGCTAAAAGGTGAATTTGTCTGGCATGCCCATGAGCATGAGGATGAATTGTTCCAAGTGTTAAAAGGAACCTTATATATGCAGTTCAGAGACAGGACAGAGGTTGTCAAGGAAGGGGAACTAATTGTTGTACCCAAGGGCGTAGAACACTGCCCTATGACCAAAAATGATGAAGAGGTTCACGTGCTTTTATTTGAAAAACTTTCCACGGCCCACACTGGAAACGTTGAACATGAAATGACCCAAACCCATTATCCAAAAATATAA
- a CDS encoding tetratricopeptide repeat protein — MRFSFFLLAFLFFSGISAQEDFLAKQYFADGDFEKAVVFYEKLAKENPRRTDYLQGLIACYQQLERYDDVEAYLTEQLNQRNPHPTLLIEMGYNYSLQDLPDKADEYYDKALRFIEENPNYGYALGYQFQKYTLLDRAIAALEKAMELNPTLDYNYQLARIYGEQGDIERMYNSYLELLMNNKTSKSNILRSIDDFITQDPEDVNNQTLRVLLLQKAQKNPDVLWNELLSWLFVKQKQFSSAFRQEKAIFKRMEGSSTGRLENLGAVALEENENQVAKEIFEYIKDVSTDPIVQLNAELHLIDIVLEEAGKNQLDNIQKQYEALIDQYGYQTQTLQLQVAYSRFLTFKKDDPVPAIELLKNSLELPMNERSKAYIKLALGDILVYDRRFNEALIYFSQIQDKLKNDVMGQDARYKVAETSFYKGDFDWALTQLKVLRGSTSQLIANDAMQLSLLISDNSLEDSTQTALKKYARADFLAYQNKTDDAITALDDILQNHKGEKIEDEALLKQAQLYESKKEYEKAELNYLKIVEFYGNGILADDAYFALGELYRNVLNEKEKAKTYYERIIYDYQDSYYFPQARKNFRLLRGDAIN, encoded by the coding sequence ATGAGGTTTTCTTTTTTTTTATTGGCTTTCCTTTTTTTCTCGGGCATATCTGCACAGGAGGACTTTTTGGCCAAGCAATACTTTGCGGACGGCGATTTTGAAAAGGCTGTTGTTTTCTATGAAAAATTGGCCAAGGAAAACCCTAGGCGTACAGATTACTTGCAAGGTCTAATAGCCTGCTATCAACAATTGGAACGGTACGATGATGTTGAGGCCTACTTAACCGAACAGTTAAACCAAAGAAACCCTCATCCCACCTTGTTGATTGAAATGGGCTATAACTATTCCCTTCAGGATTTGCCGGATAAGGCGGATGAGTATTATGACAAGGCCTTGAGGTTTATAGAGGAAAATCCAAACTATGGATATGCACTGGGTTATCAATTCCAAAAATATACTTTATTGGATAGGGCCATTGCGGCCTTAGAAAAGGCCATGGAACTAAACCCAACCCTGGACTACAACTATCAATTGGCCAGAATTTACGGAGAACAAGGTGATATTGAACGTATGTACAATTCATATTTGGAACTTTTAATGAACAACAAAACATCAAAATCCAATATCCTTAGAAGTATTGATGACTTTATAACCCAAGACCCGGAAGATGTAAACAATCAAACCTTAAGAGTACTCCTACTTCAAAAAGCTCAGAAAAATCCGGATGTTCTGTGGAACGAACTTCTTAGCTGGTTGTTCGTTAAACAAAAGCAATTTAGTAGTGCATTTAGGCAGGAAAAGGCCATATTCAAGCGTATGGAAGGAAGTTCCACAGGAAGATTGGAAAATTTGGGGGCCGTAGCGCTTGAAGAAAATGAAAACCAGGTGGCGAAGGAAATTTTTGAATACATAAAAGACGTTAGTACTGACCCTATTGTGCAATTGAATGCGGAGTTGCACCTGATAGATATTGTACTGGAAGAGGCTGGTAAGAATCAGTTGGACAATATTCAAAAACAATACGAGGCGCTCATTGATCAATATGGATATCAAACCCAAACACTTCAGCTTCAAGTGGCCTATTCCAGATTTCTTACGTTTAAAAAGGATGACCCTGTTCCGGCCATTGAACTTCTTAAAAATAGTTTGGAGCTTCCCATGAACGAGCGAAGCAAGGCCTATATAAAATTGGCCTTGGGGGATATTTTAGTATACGATAGGCGATTTAACGAGGCCCTTATTTACTTTTCCCAGATTCAGGACAAGTTAAAAAACGATGTTATGGGACAGGATGCCCGTTATAAAGTGGCAGAGACCAGTTTTTATAAGGGCGATTTTGATTGGGCGTTGACACAGCTCAAAGTCCTTAGGGGGTCTACTTCCCAGCTTATAGCAAATGATGCCATGCAGTTGAGCCTGCTCATTTCCGATAATTCCTTGGAAGATTCTACACAAACAGCTTTAAAAAAGTATGCACGGGCAGACTTTTTGGCCTATCAGAACAAAACGGACGACGCCATTACAGCTCTGGATGACATTCTCCAAAACCATAAAGGGGAAAAAATAGAGGACGAAGCCCTGTTAAAACAGGCCCAACTTTACGAGTCTAAAAAAGAGTATGAAAAAGCGGAGCTCAACTACTTAAAGATTGTAGAATTCTACGGAAACGGTATCTTGGCCGATGATGCCTATTTCGCCCTTGGGGAATTATATAGAAATGTTTTGAACGAAAAGGAAAAAGCCAAAACGTATTATGAACGCATCATCTATGACTATCAGGACAGTTATTATTTTCCGCAGGCCAGAAAGAATTTCAGGTTATTAAGGGGTGATGCCATAAACTAA
- a CDS encoding DUF4286 family protein: MYIYNVTTNIEDKAHKKWLQWMKTIHIPQVLSTGKFLSAKMTKVLAEEGTGQTYSVQYTAASKEILQAYYEEDAPKLREDALQLFADQIISFRTELEVIDEFFVHRNTATHHLFTYGTLKEKEVQLGVFSRLLGGFDDILHGHKISEYKVAGLYPTIETSQNSEDLIKGTVYVLTDEELQKADYYEGDAYERREVLLSSGKKAWVYLAK, from the coding sequence ATGTATATATATAACGTTACCACCAACATTGAGGATAAAGCCCATAAAAAATGGCTTCAGTGGATGAAAACAATCCATATTCCCCAAGTGCTTTCCACAGGTAAGTTTTTAAGTGCAAAAATGACCAAAGTACTTGCAGAGGAAGGTACCGGACAAACGTATTCCGTACAATATACGGCGGCGAGCAAGGAAATTCTACAGGCATACTACGAGGAAGATGCTCCAAAACTTAGGGAAGATGCCCTACAGCTCTTTGCGGACCAAATAATTTCTTTTAGGACAGAGCTGGAGGTTATTGATGAATTTTTCGTTCATCGGAATACCGCTACTCATCACCTCTTCACGTATGGAACCTTAAAGGAAAAAGAAGTACAATTGGGTGTGTTTTCGAGGTTACTAGGTGGTTTTGATGATATATTACACGGACATAAAATATCAGAATATAAAGTCGCGGGGCTATATCCAACAATAGAAACAAGTCAAAATTCAGAGGATTTAATTAAGGGAACAGTGTATGTCCTCACCGATGAGGAACTCCAAAAGGCCGACTATTATGAAGGGGATGCCTATGAGCGTAGGGAAGTCCTTCTAAGTTCGGGGAAGAAAGCTTGGGTATACCTCGCAAAATAA
- a CDS encoding VOC family protein encodes MVFEHFALNVREIEKVVTWYCKHLDLTVVSEQKISPYMTFLADSTGRVVLELYSREDAVMKNFKEEHPLTFHVAFVSDNAKRDMERLVGVGATFYEEVHKPDGSHLVMLRDPWSMPLQLCQRAIKF; translated from the coding sequence ATGGTTTTTGAGCATTTTGCCTTGAATGTAAGGGAAATCGAAAAAGTGGTTACTTGGTATTGTAAGCATTTGGATTTGACCGTGGTCAGTGAACAGAAAATTTCCCCATATATGACTTTTTTGGCGGATAGCACCGGCAGGGTCGTTTTGGAACTTTATAGTAGGGAAGATGCCGTTATGAAGAATTTTAAGGAAGAACATCCATTAACATTTCATGTAGCCTTTGTTTCTGATAACGCAAAAAGGGACATGGAGAGATTGGTTGGGGTAGGGGCAACCTTTTATGAGGAAGTTCATAAGCCAGACGGTAGTCACTTGGTCATGTTAAGGGATCCTTGGAGCATGCCGTTGCAATTATGTCAAAGGGCCATCAAGTTTTAG
- a CDS encoding bifunctional riboflavin kinase/FAD synthetase, whose protein sequence is MITVQSISKYDEKHPVAITIGTFDGVHIGHRKILEKVINHAKNSKLKSAVLTFFPHPRMVLQKDANIKLLNTIDEKKWILEKMGLDILVIHPFTKEFSRLTATEFVRDLLVNKLKAKRIIIGYDHRFGRNRTANINDLIAFGNTLDFSVEEIPAQEIDEVSVSSTKIRKALEQGDVETANSYLGYEYMLTGTIKKGKGLGRKIHFPTANVNIEETYKLIPKNGSYIVKSKIHAQDVFGMMNIGYNPTVNGTSKTIEVHFFDFDDNLYGKKLQIDLLSRLREEKKFGSLEELKSQLARDKEKSLQFISNR, encoded by the coding sequence TTGATTACAGTTCAAAGCATTTCCAAATACGATGAAAAACACCCTGTTGCCATAACCATTGGCACCTTTGACGGAGTACACATCGGTCACCGTAAAATATTGGAAAAAGTCATAAATCATGCCAAGAATTCTAAACTAAAGTCAGCGGTGCTTACTTTTTTTCCTCACCCCAGAATGGTGCTCCAAAAGGATGCCAACATCAAACTTCTTAATACCATAGACGAAAAAAAATGGATTCTTGAAAAAATGGGACTTGATATTTTGGTCATCCATCCATTTACCAAGGAATTTTCCAGACTTACCGCAACAGAATTTGTTCGTGACCTTTTGGTCAATAAACTAAAGGCCAAGAGGATCATCATTGGATATGACCATAGATTTGGAAGAAATAGAACCGCCAACATAAACGACCTAATCGCTTTTGGAAACACCTTGGACTTTTCCGTTGAGGAAATTCCGGCCCAAGAAATCGATGAAGTTTCAGTTAGTTCCACTAAAATAAGAAAGGCTTTGGAACAAGGGGATGTAGAAACTGCAAATTCCTATTTGGGCTATGAATATATGCTCACGGGAACTATAAAAAAAGGTAAGGGCCTGGGAAGAAAAATACATTTTCCAACGGCAAACGTGAATATAGAGGAAACCTATAAACTTATACCCAAGAACGGCTCTTACATTGTGAAGAGCAAAATACATGCACAGGATGTTTTTGGCATGATGAACATAGGTTATAATCCAACCGTAAATGGTACCTCAAAAACCATTGAGGTTCACTTTTTTGATTTTGATGATAATCTATACGGTAAAAAACTTCAGATAGACCTGCTTTCTCGACTTAGGGAAGAAAAAAAATTCGGGTCCTTGGAAGAACTTAAATCACAATTGGCCAGGGACAAGGAAAAGTCATTACAATTCATATCCAATCGGTAA